A genome region from Gadus chalcogrammus isolate NIFS_2021 chromosome 7, NIFS_Gcha_1.0, whole genome shotgun sequence includes the following:
- the LOC130386075 gene encoding olfactory receptor 1N2-like encodes MENQTWSGDVLLLEGLKVTPQYSFPVFFLLLLLYIFIMVSNIGLTVLICMERSLHQPMYLLFCNLSINDVLGATAIIPPLLSNIFTASANRYISYIGCVIQAFFFHLHIGTSLSVLMIGLSVRLSRCRKKISYPFCDNASLFKLSCDSILINNIYGLGYTVVLLGSSLGSTVLTYLNIAIACLTSKNRVLNTRALQTCTTHLALYLIMMVSGLSSVALHRFAYLAEQGKVASILIMVVPPALNAVIYGLQIKQIRQKIVALFNKNKVTSMEMH; translated from the exons ATGGAGAACCAGACATGGAGTGGAGACGTCTTACTCCTAGAGGGGTTAAAGGTCACCCCACAGTATTCCTTTCCTGTCTTCTTCCTCTTGCTTCTTTTATACATCTTCATCATGGTGTCCAACATTGGCCTGACAGTTCTTATCTGCATGGAGAGGAGCCTCCACCAGCCCATGTATCTGCTCTTCTGCAACCTGAGTATCAACGACGTTTTGGGAGCTACAGCCATCATACCTCCCTTGCTGAGCAACATATTTACAGCCAGTGCCAACCGCTACATTAGCTACATAGGGTGTGTCATTCAAGCATTTTTCTTTCATCTTCACATTGGCACATCACTGTCTGTTCTGATG ATCggcctctctgtccgtctgtctcgcTGCAGGAAAAAAATATCATACCCTTTCTGTGACAATGCCTCTTTATTCAAGCTTTCTTGTGATAGTATCCTGATCAATAATATTTACGGCCTTGGGTACACTGTTGTCTTGCTGGGTTCATCTCTTGGCAGCACAGTGCTAACCTATCTAAATATCGCAATTGCATGTTTGACAAGTAAAAACCGGGTGTTAAACACACGTGCCCTGCAGACCTGCACCACGCATCTTGCTCTGTATCTCATAATGATGGTGTCAGGTCTCAGTTCAGTTGCTCTGCACCGTTTTGCTTATTTGGCAGAGCAAGGGAAAGTGGCTTCCATATTAATTATGGTAGTCCCTCCTGCTCTAAACGCTGTGATCTATGGGCTGCAAATAAAACAGATAAGGCAGAAGATTGTTGCCTTGTTTAATAAGAACAAAGTTACATCAATGGAAATGCACTAA
- the LOC130386076 gene encoding olfactory receptor 146-like, which yields MENYTYNSFSLQVEGLKVTEQSVYPVFIFLLVSYLFIMFANVGMVVLVCIEKSLHNPMYLLFCNLTFNDILGNSIMVPRLLADILVPPSERIISYYECVVQAFTTHMFATASHTVLMIGLTIRLNRCRTMITNPYCDNASLFKLSCESVFINNLYGLSFTVVLLSSSIGSMVLTYTKITAVCLTSKNKALNSKALKTCSTHLFVYLIMLLSGFLIILMHRFPQYSDYRKLCAILIHIIPSSLNPIIYGIQSKEIRVFLSNQFHTRKVFQ from the exons ATGGAAAACTACACCTACAACAGCTTCTCACTTCAGGTGGAGGGGTTAAAGGTTACAGAGCAATCAGTGTACCCTGTTTTTATATTTCTTCTTGTATCctatctttttatcatgtttgcCAATGTTGGAATGGTGGTGTTAGTCTGCATTGAAAAGAGTCTTCACAATCCTATGTATCTTCTTTTCTGTAATCTGACATTCAACGACATCCTAGGTAACTCCATCATGGTGCCAAGGCTTCTTGCAGACATTCTGGTGCCTCCTTCTGAACGCATAATTAGCTACTACGAGTGTGTGGTCCAAGCCTTTACCACACATATGTTTGCCACAGCCTCTCACACAGTTCTGATGA TTGGGCTGACCATCAGACTGAACAGATGCAGAACCATGATCACAAATCCTTACTGTGACAATGCCTCACTGTTTAAACTATCCTGTGAGAGCGTTTTCATTAACAATCTATATGGACTGTCATTTACTGTGGTGCTCTTGTCATCTTCTATAGGCAGTATGGTCCTTACTTATACAAAGATTACAGCAGTATGTCTGACTAGTAAGAACAAAGCTTTGAACAGTAAAGCTCTTAAGACTTGCAGCACTCATCTCTTTGTATACCTCATCATGCTTTTAAGTGGTTTCTTGATTATTCTAATGCATCGCTTCCCTCAGTATTCAGACTATAGAAAACTTTGTGCAATTCTAATTCACATCATCCCTTCAAGCCTGAACCCCATCATCTATGGAATACAGTCCAAAGAGATCCGTGTATTCTTGTCAAACCAGTTCCACACCAGAAAGGTTTTTCAATAA
- the LOC130386077 gene encoding putative olfactory receptor 52L2, whose amino-acid sequence MENYTYNSFTLQVEGLKVTQQSMYPVFLFFLVSYLFIMFANVGMLVIICIERSLHQPMYLLFCNLPVNDILGISIMMPRMLADILVPPSERFISYYECVVQAFTTHMFATAAHTVLMIGLTIRLSRCRTMIRNPYCDNASLFKLSCESVLINNLYGFTFSVVLLSSSIGSMVLTYASIAAVCLTSKNKALNSKALKTCSTHLFVYLIMLLSGILIIILHRFPQYADSRNVIIILYNIIPGSLNPLIYGMQSKEIRSFLSNQFHTGKSMTNQKNTQGDNSRAPYARGVAWAGASRAGPWGSGGARPRGPRLAPVGPPPGRGRSTVAVLAAV is encoded by the exons ATGGAAAACTACACCTACAACAGCTTCACACTTCAGGTGGAGGGGTTAAAggttacacagcaatcaatgtaccctgtttttctattttttcttgTATCctatctttttatcatgtttgcCAATGTTGGCATGTTGGTCATTATCTGCATTGAAAGGAGCCTACACCAGCCTATGTATCTACTTTTCTGTAATCTGCCAGTCAATGACATCTTAGGAATCTCCATCATGATGCCGAGGATGCTTGCAGACATATTGGTGCCTCCTTCTGAACGCTTCATCAGTTACTATGAGTGTGTGGTCCAAGCCTTTACCACACATATGTTTGCCACAGCCGCTCACACAGTTCTGATGA TTGGGCTCACCATCAGACTGAGCAGATGCAGAACCATGATCAGAAATCCTTACTGTGACAATGCCTCACTGTTTAAACTCTCCTGCGAGAGTGTGTTAATTAACAATCTATATGGATTCACATTTAGTGTAGTGCTCTTGTCATCTTCTATAGGCAGTATGGTCCTTACATATGCAAGTATTGCAGCAGTCTGTCTGACTAGTAAGAACAAAGCTTTGAACAGTAAAGCTCTAAAGACTTGCAGCACTCATCTCTTTGTATACCTCATCATGCTTTTAAGTGGAATCTTGATTATTATTCTGCATCGCTTCCCTCAGTATGCAGActctagaaatgttattataatTCTATATAACATCATCCCTGGAAGCCTAAACCCCCTCATCTATGGAATGCAATCCAAAGAGATCCGTTCATTCTTGTCAAACCAGTTCCATACTGGAAAG tctatgaccaatcagaagaatacACAGGGTGACAATTCCAGAGCCCCATACGCCAGGGGCGTAGCTTGGGCCGGGGCTTCCAGGGCGGGGCcctgggggtccgggggggcccGGCCGCGTGGGCCCCGCCTAGCCCCCGTCGGGCCCCCGCCCGGCCGCGGCCGCTCGACGGTCGCCGTGCtggcggcggtgtga
- the LOC130386079 gene encoding olfactory receptor 146-like, producing MGNESYNSLTLQIEGLKVTEQSVYPVFAFLLIFYLLIIIMNVGILVLVGIERSLHQPMYLLFCNLPINDIIGSSVLVPRLLADILTPPSERFIDYYECVVQAFFSHLFGTTSHTILMIMAYDRYVAICNPLRYALIMNNKMVIKLIFSAWGVAVVLVAILIGLTVRLNTCRTLITHPYCDNASLFKLSCESVFINNAYGLTFTVVLLTSSIGGVFLTYVKITAVCLTSKNKALNSKALKTCSTHLSVYLIVILCGMLTILMHRFPQYSDYRKLSAIMFHIVPSGLNPIIYGVQSKEIRKLLSKMFLSKNVLPLIKGGAVYDSKDH from the coding sequence ATGGGAAACGAATCATACAACAGCCTTACCCTTCAGATAGAAGGGTTGAAGGTTACAGAGCAATCTGTATACCCTGTTTTTGCCTTTTTACTAATTTTCTATTTATTAATCATTATTATGAATGTGGGTATTTTAGTGCTCGTTGGCATTGAAAGGAGCCTACACCAGCCTATGTATCTGCTTTTCTGTAACCTGCCAATCAACGACATCATAGGAAGCTCAGTTTTGGTGCCAAGGCTTCTCGCTGACATCTTGACGCCTCCTTCGGAACGCTTCATCGACTACTACGAGTGTGTGGTCCAAGCATTCTTCTCACACTTGTTTGGCACCACTTCTCACACCATTTTGATGATCATGGCCTATGACAGATATGTGGCTATCTGTAATCCTCTGCGCTATGCTCTTATTATGAATAACAAAATGGTGATCAAGTTGATTTTCTCTGCCTGGGGTGTGGCTGTTGTGCTGGTGGCCATCCTGATCGGGCTGACTGTCAGACTGAACACATGCAGAACCTTGATTACACATCCTTACTGTGACAATGCCTCACTGTTTAAGCTCTCCTGTGAGAGCGTTTTCATTAACAATGCCTATGGCCTGACATTTACTGTGGTGCTTTTGACATCTTCTATCGGCGGGGTGTTCCTTACTTATGTAAAGATCacagctgtctgtctgaccagTAAAAACAAAGCTCTGAACAGTAAAGCTCTAAAGACTTGCAGCACACACCTTTCAGTGTACCTTATAGTGATTTTATGCGGAATGTTAACTATTCTGATGCATCGCTTTCCTCAGTACTCAGATTACAGGAAGCTGTCCGCCATTATGTTTCACATAGTTCCAAGTGGCCTCAACCCCATCATATATGGTGTACAGTCCAAAGAGATACGAAAGCTCCTTTCAAAAATGTTTTTGTCTAAAAACGTTTTACCTTTAATTAAGGGTGGAGCTGTTTATGATTCTAAAGATCACTAG
- the LOC130386080 gene encoding olfactory receptor 52N5-like, whose product MMSLVSAMDNYTFNSLNLQIEGLKVTVHSVYPVFFFLLISYIFIMFTNVGIVVLVCIERSLHQPMYLLFCNLPINDIIGNSIMLPRLLRDILVPPSERIISYYECVVQAFFSHMFGTASYAILMIMAFDRYVAICNPLRYATIMNNRMVIKLTVSAWGVSFLLVAVLLGLTIRLNRCRAVITNPYCDNASLFKLSCESVFINNVYGLSFTVLLFTSSMGSTMLTYAKITAVCLTNKNKALNSKALKTCSTHLSVYLILLLCGMLTILMHRFPQHSDYRKLSSIMFHILPSGLNPIIYGVQSKEIRKLLSNLFLPLIKGGSNTFVITTQ is encoded by the exons a TGATGTCTTTGGTTTCAGCGATGGACAACTACACATTCAACAGCTTGAACCTGCAGATTGAAGGGTTAAAGGTCACCGTACATTCTGTGTAccctgtttttttctttttgcttatATCCTATATTTTTATCATGTTTACTAATGTGGGTATTGTAGTGCTAGTCTGCATTGAAAGGAGCCTTCACCAGCCTATGTATCTGCTTTTCTGTAATCTACCAATCAATGACATTATAGGAAACTCCATCATGCTGCCAAGGCTTCTTAGAGACATTCTGGTGCCTCCTTCTGAACGCATAATCAGCTACTATGAGTGTGTGGTCCAAGCATTCTTCTCACATATGTTCGGCACTGCCTCTTACGCCATTCTAATGATCATGGCCTTTGACAGATACGTGGCTATCTGTAACCCTTTGCGCTATGCTACTATTATGAACAATAGAATGGTAATCAAGCTGACTGTCTCTGCCTGGGGTGTGTCCTTCTTGTTGGTGGCTGTTTTGCTAGGGCTGACCATTAGATTGAACAGATGCAGAGCCGTCATCACAAATCCGTACTGTGACAATGCCTCACTGTTTAAACTTTCTTGTGAGAGTGTTTTCATTAACAATGTATATGGACTGTCATTTACTGTGCTTCTCTTCACATCTTCTATGGGCAGTACAATGCTTACCTACGCAAAGATCacagctgtctgtctgaccaaTAAGAACAAGGCTTTGAACAGTAAAGCTCTTAAGACTTGCAGCAcccatctctctgtctacctTATCTTGCTTCTATGTGGAATGTTGACCATTCTGATGCATCGCTTCCCTCAGCACTCGGATTACAGGAAGCTGTCCTCCATTATGTTCCACATACTTCCCAGTGGCCTCAACCCCATCATATATGGTGTACAGTCCAAAGAGATACGAAAGCTGTTGTCCAATCTTTTTCTACCATTGATTAAGGGTGGAAGCAATACATTTGTTATCACAACGCAATAG
- the LOC130386081 gene encoding olfactory receptor 52D1-like — MSNISQILSMESLDISPFFSHFAALFGSLTYCLIITCNMTVLLTIALDRQLHKPMYLLLINLPINDMIGATALFPHLIHSIVSQSTSISHLACYLQALLVHLYCGGSLIILTVMAFDRYLAICRPLRYHTLMTASNLRWIIAGMWLTDVALIGSLFLMLTRFRLCSWRLADLYCNNPSLVKLACENTTANNVYGLLLTVLMQGTSMLTVLFTYGHILVTCILNRQADARSKALRTCGTHLVVFVVFELTTLFSVLSHRLSVSPFLRRSVGVSILVFPPILNPLIYGINTKEIRSKVVKAFSRKTKKFKNKTCA; from the exons ATGTCGAATATATCGCAGATTCTTTCGATGGAGTCTTTGGACATCTCTCCATTTTTCTCCCACTTTGCCGCCCTGTTTGGCAGCCTAACCTATTGCCTCATCATCACCTGCAACATGACCGTGCTATTGACTATTGCACTTGACAGGCAGTTGCACAAGCCAATGTATTTGCTGCTCATCAACCTACCCATCAATGACATGATCGGGGCTACTGCTCTTTTCCCACACCTCATACACAG CATCGTGAGCCAGAGCACCAGCATATCCCACCTGGCCTGTTACCTTCAGGCCCTGCTG GTCCATCTGTACTGTGGAGGCTCCCTGATCATCCTCACCGTCATGGCGTTTGACCGCTACCTGGCCATCTGCCGACCGCTGCGCTACCACACCCTGATGACCGCCAGCAACCTGCGCTGGATCATCGCCGGCATGTGGCTGACCGACGTGGCGCTGATCGGCAGCCTCTTCCTCATGCTCACCCGATTCCGGCTGTGCAGCTGGCGCCTGGCCGATCTCTACTGCAACAACCCGTCCCTGGTGAAGCTGGCGTGTGAGAACACCACGGCCAACAACGTGTACGGCCTCCTGCTCACCGTACTGATGCAGGGCACCTCCATGCTCACCGTGCTCTTCACGTACGGACACATACTAGTCACCTGCATTCTTAACAG gcaggcagatgcACGGAGCAAGGCCCTGCGCACGTGTGGCACTCACctggtggtgtttgtggtgtttGAGTTAACCACCCTGTTCTCGGTGCTGTCCCATCGACTGAGTGTGTCGCCCTTCCTGCGCAG GTCGGTCGGTGTGTCCATCCTGGTGTTTCCACCCATCCTGAACCCACTTATCTACGGAATCAACACCAAGGAGATACGCAGTAAAGTCGTAAAAGCCTTCTCTCGGAAAACAAAGAaattcaaaaacaaaacatgtgcTTAG